One segment of Sulfobacillus thermosulfidooxidans DSM 9293 DNA contains the following:
- a CDS encoding DUF6079 family protein: MKYRDLIQFQPIESVIKVQDANEKTKALELVGNYVISERMEEEIRHHIVPNLQFDAPFDNKGLLIVGNYGTGKSHLMAVISTIAENAEALTALHNQQVAQSLEAIAGKFHVLRMELGSTKIDLRDAIVLELEKGLKRLGIDYQFPPVNRIANNKESFVEMMGLFHEHFPEQGLLMVVDELLDFLRARNEQEIVLDLGFLREIGELATSTRLRLMAGIQEMLFGNPHFQFVAESIKHVQARFLQVHIVRQDVAYVVSQRILVKTAEQKEWIRQYLKPFMPLYQSLSSDIDRFVELFPVHPQFLSTFEQVVLAEKREILRTISEEIRGLLDEEIDESTLKLLSYDSYWDYLDTDTTLTADPTFDKLKRRTHLALERVEKGLDTPQYWPVAERIIRALAISRLTTDDFDLPLGLTAENLRDDLCLYLPLPVQDMRFLTTSIRSICQSISAILGHRVIVHNDTNDQYYLDMGTLVDYEGILKEKASVLSPDVLNRYYFDAVMRILQRTDAPYVSNTRIWRFDVPWLSHNVERPGYLFLGTPNERSTAQPPREFYVYFLPPFKTNRFEDEGRDDDVFFRLSEVDEELSDILRHYAAARELANDKPINSPDWREYTLRSDRALKNLNEWFRVHFVTHFEVVHERQPKRLVSVVKELNFPSDSLIHEMVPKIAGYFLEKAFNRQCPGYPSFTAFKMPVSQSSLKTYAKEAMDRIAGKSSSAATGMLLESLELLEDNKIHRRHSPYAQWVLSLMEQKPAPAHLVNRAALIETILTRNGVEDVAYTKEFHLEPELLLVVLTALVYAGDLVIVAGNVKYDASRLADWVKLSLDDRLHFSHIERPKEMPLAPLIVLFEMLNLAPGLIQQEKQREEGIRQLQEKQQYLVKDVVQWEKILQDGMTVWGRPLWSSEEQQHWADLLQTLHQFLDEVSKYNTVGKLAAFAYSADQISHVDDMLHRVRKAFAPVITRVQEVQPMLSYLDKASQIIPSDDPWQTEALRLKEHVVEDLKGDESLTHIKQQLVPLINHYKEIYFSLHKQYRLNKADDERKARLVESPEWQALASLKLVPLISGEQFEHLQRDLMSLKMCSRLTPSDLDKDPICPHCHFKPLEERDTVHDLNWFEEKTQEVLDQWTANLHESLQDLYCLQSLSYLDNSSRSVINNFIESGRLPLPLPPGFIENVKTVLGGIEAREVTLATLREHLTKASALKPEEAKAILAKVIDDVIRGSDDPSKVRVIFKLPDAN, from the coding sequence ATGAAATATCGTGATTTAATTCAGTTTCAGCCGATTGAATCGGTTATTAAAGTGCAAGACGCTAATGAAAAAACTAAAGCCTTGGAACTTGTTGGCAATTATGTGATCTCTGAACGGATGGAAGAAGAAATTCGCCATCACATTGTACCCAATTTGCAATTTGACGCGCCCTTTGATAACAAAGGCTTATTGATTGTGGGTAACTATGGCACTGGTAAGTCCCATTTGATGGCGGTGATTTCGACCATTGCCGAAAATGCTGAGGCCTTAACGGCGCTGCACAATCAGCAGGTGGCTCAATCGCTCGAAGCGATAGCAGGAAAATTTCATGTGTTGCGCATGGAATTGGGAAGCACAAAAATTGACTTGCGGGATGCTATCGTTCTTGAACTCGAGAAAGGGCTCAAACGCTTAGGAATTGACTACCAATTTCCCCCTGTCAACCGTATTGCCAATAATAAGGAAAGTTTTGTGGAGATGATGGGTCTTTTCCATGAACATTTTCCTGAACAAGGTCTTCTCATGGTAGTGGATGAATTATTAGACTTTTTAAGGGCTCGCAACGAACAGGAAATAGTTCTTGATTTAGGATTTCTGCGTGAGATCGGCGAACTCGCCACATCCACCCGTTTAAGACTTATGGCTGGTATTCAAGAGATGCTTTTTGGTAATCCTCATTTCCAATTCGTGGCAGAGTCCATCAAACACGTCCAAGCACGGTTTTTACAAGTTCATATTGTGCGTCAGGACGTGGCATATGTCGTTAGCCAGAGGATTTTAGTGAAAACGGCTGAACAAAAAGAATGGATTCGCCAATATCTCAAACCCTTTATGCCTCTATATCAGAGTTTGTCCAGTGATATTGACCGTTTTGTTGAGCTTTTTCCGGTTCATCCCCAATTTTTGAGCACATTTGAGCAAGTGGTACTCGCCGAAAAACGTGAGATTTTGCGTACGATTAGTGAGGAGATTCGGGGCTTACTGGATGAGGAGATTGACGAGTCAACACTTAAACTCTTAAGTTACGACAGTTATTGGGATTACTTAGATACGGATACGACGCTCACGGCGGATCCCACCTTTGATAAGTTAAAGCGCCGTACTCATCTAGCGTTAGAACGTGTTGAGAAGGGTTTGGATACCCCTCAGTATTGGCCTGTCGCCGAACGCATCATTCGCGCGTTGGCCATTTCTCGCCTAACCACAGATGATTTCGATTTACCCTTGGGGTTAACGGCAGAGAATTTACGTGATGATCTCTGTTTGTACCTTCCCCTACCGGTTCAGGACATGCGTTTTTTAACGACGTCTATCCGATCTATTTGTCAAAGCATTTCAGCGATTTTAGGCCACCGTGTCATCGTTCATAATGACACCAACGATCAGTACTATTTAGATATGGGCACCCTGGTTGACTACGAAGGGATATTAAAAGAAAAGGCCTCGGTTTTAAGCCCTGATGTCCTTAACCGGTACTACTTTGATGCCGTGATGCGGATTTTGCAGCGAACAGACGCTCCTTACGTGTCTAATACCCGAATTTGGCGCTTTGATGTGCCGTGGTTGTCGCATAATGTGGAGCGCCCGGGCTACCTATTTCTCGGGACACCCAATGAACGCTCTACCGCACAACCTCCACGGGAGTTTTATGTCTATTTTCTCCCGCCTTTTAAAACCAACCGTTTTGAGGATGAAGGCCGTGATGATGATGTTTTTTTCCGATTATCTGAAGTTGATGAGGAGTTAAGCGATATTTTACGGCATTATGCGGCGGCAAGAGAACTGGCCAATGATAAACCAATTAATAGTCCCGATTGGCGAGAATATACGCTGCGCAGTGACAGGGCCCTCAAAAACCTCAATGAGTGGTTCAGGGTCCACTTCGTCACGCATTTTGAAGTGGTTCATGAACGTCAGCCTAAGCGGTTAGTTAGCGTGGTCAAAGAGTTAAACTTTCCTTCCGATAGCCTCATTCACGAAATGGTGCCCAAGATTGCAGGCTATTTTTTGGAAAAAGCCTTCAACCGCCAGTGCCCGGGATACCCGTCATTTACCGCCTTTAAAATGCCGGTAAGCCAGTCTAGCCTGAAAACCTATGCCAAAGAAGCTATGGACCGTATCGCGGGGAAGTCATCCTCGGCGGCGACAGGAATGCTTCTTGAATCCTTAGAATTACTAGAGGACAACAAGATCCATCGCCGTCATTCCCCCTATGCACAGTGGGTTTTGTCGCTCATGGAACAAAAACCAGCACCGGCTCATTTGGTCAATCGTGCGGCACTGATTGAGACGATATTGACACGCAATGGTGTCGAAGATGTGGCCTATACTAAGGAATTCCATTTGGAGCCCGAACTACTTTTGGTGGTTTTAACAGCCCTTGTCTATGCAGGGGACCTAGTGATTGTTGCCGGCAATGTGAAGTATGACGCGAGTCGGCTGGCCGACTGGGTCAAGCTGTCTCTTGATGACAGACTCCATTTTAGTCATATTGAACGGCCCAAAGAAATGCCTTTGGCCCCGTTAATTGTCCTATTTGAAATGCTGAATCTCGCACCTGGGTTGATTCAACAAGAAAAGCAGCGAGAAGAAGGGATTAGGCAATTACAAGAAAAGCAGCAATATCTCGTAAAAGACGTTGTGCAGTGGGAAAAAATCTTGCAAGACGGAATGACTGTGTGGGGAAGACCGCTGTGGTCCTCAGAGGAACAGCAACATTGGGCTGATTTGCTTCAGACATTACATCAGTTTCTTGACGAAGTGAGCAAATATAACACGGTGGGAAAACTGGCAGCATTCGCGTATAGCGCTGATCAAATCAGCCACGTCGATGATATGTTACACCGCGTGCGTAAGGCATTTGCCCCCGTGATTACAAGAGTGCAAGAAGTACAACCGATGTTGAGTTATCTGGATAAGGCATCGCAAATTATACCATCAGACGATCCATGGCAAACAGAGGCTTTGCGTCTTAAAGAGCACGTGGTTGAGGATCTGAAGGGGGATGAGAGCCTCACCCACATCAAACAACAACTTGTACCACTGATCAACCACTATAAAGAGATTTATTTCAGCTTGCACAAACAGTATCGGCTAAACAAAGCCGATGATGAACGCAAGGCAAGACTCGTAGAATCACCCGAATGGCAAGCGCTCGCCTCGTTAAAACTAGTGCCTCTGATTAGCGGTGAACAGTTTGAGCACCTCCAAAGGGATTTGATGAGCCTCAAAATGTGCAGCCGTTTAACTCCATCCGATCTCGATAAAGATCCTATCTGTCCTCATTGTCATTTCAAGCCATTGGAAGAACGGGACACGGTGCACGATCTCAATTGGTTTGAAGAAAAGACGCAAGAAGTATTGGATCAGTGGACGGCGAACTTGCACGAATCCCTTCAGGATCTTTATTGCCTACAGAGCTTGTCCTATTTGGATAACTCTTCACGATCGGTTATTAACAACTTTATAGAATCGGGGCGTTTGCCCTTGCCCTTACCGCCTGGATTTATCGAAAATGTCAAAACAGTTCTTGGGGGCATTGAAGCCAGGGAAGTAACCCTGGCTACCTTACGTGAGCATTTGACCAAAGCAAGCGCCTTAAAGCCTGAAGAAGCGAAAGCCATCTTGGCCAAAGTTATCGATGATGTGATTCGAGGCAGCGATGATCCCAGCAAAGTGCGGGTAATCTTTAAACTGCCCGACGCCAATTAA
- a CDS encoding DNA methyltransferase — protein MAWDLEFEQDKKKKGPVTCLGMVFESEEARRTYFTEELKKKLPELKNIEGFPKGRDEDILALSDPPYYTACPNPFLPQIVEEWEQDRPQNDDPYLREPYAADVSEGKNDPIYNAHSYHTKVPHKAIMRYILHYTNPGDIVFDGFAGTGMTGVAAQLCGDRKTVESLGYRVEEDGTILSNEDDETVWKPISKLGVRHAILNDLSPAASFIAYNYNTPTDPQLFQEQAEQVLREVEKECGWMYATLPSYATEEQREKALEALRNHPQSILEDTSLPWAKINYTVWSDVFVCPNCSHEIIFWEAAVDKEQGKVRDEFLCPSCGVQLTKKKLERAWVTAYDDAIHETVRHAKQVPVLINYSIGKRREDKIPDAFDWALLNVINSQPIPYWFPTDRMPEGYNTKQPKESHGITHVHQFYTKRNLWTMAMIATNANGDKPSRIHFWRGSIDHGLSKRVKHGNWSFPMSVLSGTLYLPALSRENNPIYFYGNKLRKLTSAILSSTFLIPSPNIIETNDISAFYFSVKEVVDYIFIDPPRIKKLILLP, from the coding sequence TTGGCATGGGATTTAGAATTTGAACAAGACAAAAAGAAAAAGGGCCCGGTAACCTGTCTTGGCATGGTATTTGAGAGCGAAGAAGCCCGTCGCACCTATTTTACAGAGGAACTTAAGAAGAAATTACCCGAACTCAAGAACATCGAAGGGTTTCCCAAGGGGCGCGATGAGGATATTTTAGCATTATCCGATCCCCCGTATTACACCGCATGTCCCAATCCCTTTTTGCCACAAATTGTAGAAGAATGGGAACAAGATCGTCCGCAGAACGACGACCCCTATCTTCGCGAACCCTATGCGGCCGATGTCTCTGAGGGCAAGAATGACCCCATTTACAATGCCCATTCCTATCACACCAAAGTTCCGCATAAGGCGATTATGCGTTATATCCTTCATTACACCAATCCTGGGGATATTGTCTTCGACGGCTTTGCGGGGACGGGCATGACCGGAGTAGCCGCTCAGCTCTGTGGTGACCGGAAAACCGTAGAATCTTTGGGATACCGCGTTGAGGAAGATGGTACGATTTTATCGAATGAAGACGATGAAACGGTGTGGAAACCGATTTCGAAATTAGGGGTTCGCCACGCGATTTTAAATGATTTAAGTCCTGCTGCCTCCTTTATTGCCTATAACTATAATACGCCAACTGATCCCCAGTTGTTCCAAGAACAAGCTGAGCAGGTTCTACGTGAAGTTGAAAAAGAGTGTGGGTGGATGTACGCGACATTGCCCTCTTACGCGACCGAAGAACAAAGGGAAAAAGCGTTAGAAGCATTGCGCAATCACCCTCAATCTATTTTAGAAGATACCTCTTTGCCGTGGGCGAAAATTAATTACACAGTATGGTCCGATGTGTTTGTTTGCCCGAACTGTTCCCATGAAATCATTTTTTGGGAGGCGGCCGTTGATAAAGAGCAAGGGAAAGTGCGGGATGAATTTCTCTGTCCATCTTGCGGTGTGCAACTAACGAAAAAGAAGCTGGAACGAGCATGGGTGACGGCATATGATGACGCTATTCACGAGACGGTTCGCCATGCCAAGCAGGTCCCAGTTTTAATTAATTATTCTATTGGGAAAAGACGGGAGGACAAAATTCCCGACGCTTTTGACTGGGCTTTACTTAATGTTATTAATTCGCAGCCCATACCCTATTGGTTTCCAACGGATAGGATGCCTGAGGGATATAATACGAAACAACCAAAAGAGTCTCATGGGATAACGCATGTACACCAGTTTTATACGAAGAGGAATTTATGGACGATGGCAATGATAGCTACAAACGCCAACGGTGATAAACCCTCTAGAATCCATTTTTGGAGGGGATCAATAGATCATGGTCTAAGTAAAAGAGTCAAGCATGGAAATTGGTCATTTCCTATGAGTGTTTTGTCTGGAACATTATATTTGCCAGCTCTTTCTCGGGAGAATAATCCTATATATTTTTATGGAAACAAATTGAGAAAACTGACCTCAGCGATCTTGTCATCTACATTTTTGATACCGTCGCCAAATATTATTGAAACAAATGATATTTCTGCATTTTATTTTTCTGTCAAGGAAGTAGTTGACTACATCTTCATTGATCCTCCTCGTATAAAGAAATTGATTCTGCTACCCTGA
- a CDS encoding IS110 family transposase yields the protein MDSVLYVGIDTSLGAHVVCAMAADGHVVARTTVPNDQAGAEQFVAWLHPHAAPYARLAIGVEATSVYHVPLMEWLTQTPDLQRWQPTWYVLNPKVVQKFRETYVDRGKTDRADAALIADVMRFGRVTPWTPPDPRYAALQVLTRHRRQLSHLITQEKNRALVQLFCVWGQYAHTEEPFFSNVFGVASQTVLERYTPDTLAAIPLADLVAEIAAAGRQRLKAPDDIAQTLHRLARRAFRLHPDEQDARHQSLVLHLDTIRALEHQQQALDKVIARDMQAFRQTLTTIPGIGPVYGAGLLAEIGPIERFPSENALAKYAGLTWRPHQSGNFDADIRPLTRTGNVYLRYYFIEAAERVRVRDPQFKAFYEKKYHEATHHAHKRALVLTARKLVGVVYGMLTRGQIYDERKLMPH from the coding sequence ATGGATAGCGTGTTGTACGTCGGTATTGACACCAGTCTCGGGGCTCACGTCGTCTGCGCGATGGCGGCGGATGGCCATGTCGTCGCGCGGACGACCGTCCCCAACGATCAGGCGGGGGCCGAGCAATTCGTCGCTTGGCTGCACCCCCACGCCGCGCCGTACGCGCGGCTGGCCATTGGCGTCGAGGCCACGTCCGTGTACCATGTGCCGCTGATGGAATGGCTGACGCAAACCCCCGACTTGCAGCGGTGGCAACCCACCTGGTACGTCCTCAATCCGAAAGTCGTCCAGAAATTCCGAGAGACCTATGTGGATCGGGGCAAAACCGACCGAGCGGATGCCGCCCTGATTGCGGATGTCATGCGGTTTGGGCGCGTCACGCCCTGGACCCCGCCGGATCCGCGCTATGCGGCGTTGCAGGTCTTGACCCGCCATCGTCGGCAGCTGAGCCACCTCATCACCCAAGAAAAAAATCGCGCGTTGGTGCAATTGTTTTGTGTCTGGGGGCAGTATGCCCATACGGAGGAGCCGTTTTTCTCGAACGTCTTTGGGGTAGCGTCGCAAACCGTGTTGGAACGCTACACGCCCGATACGCTGGCAGCCATCCCGCTGGCGGATCTGGTGGCGGAAATCGCGGCGGCCGGTCGCCAACGGCTGAAAGCGCCCGATGACATTGCGCAGACCTTGCACCGCTTGGCGCGGCGCGCCTTTCGGTTGCATCCGGACGAGCAGGACGCGCGGCACCAAAGCTTGGTCCTGCATTTGGACACCATCCGGGCCTTGGAACATCAACAACAGGCGCTGGACAAAGTGATTGCCCGTGACATGCAGGCGTTTCGCCAAACCCTGACCACGATTCCGGGGATTGGTCCGGTCTATGGCGCGGGCCTCTTGGCCGAAATCGGTCCCATCGAACGATTTCCGTCGGAAAATGCCTTGGCCAAATATGCGGGGCTGACCTGGCGCCCGCATCAATCGGGGAATTTTGATGCCGACATCCGTCCGCTGACGCGGACGGGGAACGTCTATTTGCGGTACTACTTCATCGAAGCGGCGGAGAGGGTCCGGGTGCGGGACCCGCAGTTCAAAGCCTTTTACGAGAAGAAGTACCACGAAGCCACGCACCACGCGCATAAGCGGGCGTTGGTCTTGACGGCACGCAAGTTGGTCGGCGTGGTCTACGGGATGCTGACCCGGGGCCAAATCTACGACGAAAGGAAGTTGATGCCGCACTAA
- a CDS encoding DEAD/DEAH box helicase, translated as MFDQKTCQVWLPNEERVITVREEELGDARVLSLAEIRYRALVGRIIQALNQDVLLAPLEGQIEPMPHQFAVLERVIYGGQGRLLLADEVGLGKTIEAGLVIRELKLRGLIQRILIVTPKGLMQQWKSELWLHFDEVFQLITGEDMKRVDGVQPERLWLDHNQVIVSHDSIKPLAKRAGWEARQIAEYNRRHFDAITHVPWDLIIVDEAHRLGGSTDYVARFRLGQALAMASPYLLLLSATPHQGKSDQFVRLLSLLDAERFIDADHMTPEDVRPYVIRTAKRQALSLDGTPLFKPRIVELVLVDWSEPQYQAQRALYEAVTDYVRHRYQKALRAKQFSQAFLLILMQRLVTSSPAAILRAIERRLQVLDGQEEQEDEHSVISEDDEENKEIMAGSVIGGERQHLLSLKDLALVALNHADARLDRLLRLMDELRQKETSDMKFLIFTEFLPTQAMLAKMLKEAGYRVSILNGQMSLEERLAVQEEFRDASQILISTDAGGEGLNLQFAHVVINYDLPWNPMKIEQRIGRVDRIGQTHDVWAFNFVLQDTVESRVHQVLLEKLQRILEEMGIDKLGDVLDSSGTDINYPHLFMESLMNPERTEQYLREFVESVETQAKSSRHQIDAISASPPDLKKVSQALRHPFPEWVQLMTEQYVMARGGMIEPRLFGIDIHFPDGEVISQAVFRKRDRAVHAHYVGIHHPRIAQLIDQVPWVTPGEMVVTLISPQFPQGLQGLWSLWKLTLTTSEQKRSRLIPLFISHDGKRFRTTAQKIWEQLCQIEFQGQITAHRVLSDEEFHRLRQAAEEEGRSSYQDLIASHQMFLQGERDKAIKAYRIRVQMAEHVGLPEVREFRLKRLRQELDKRQAQLDQMQKTIAQITPLLIVEVKNL; from the coding sequence GTGTTCGACCAAAAAACATGTCAGGTGTGGCTACCGAACGAAGAGCGGGTCATCACGGTTCGCGAAGAGGAGCTCGGTGATGCCAGGGTTCTTTCGCTCGCCGAGATTCGCTACCGTGCTTTAGTGGGCCGAATTATTCAGGCCTTAAACCAAGATGTGCTGTTAGCGCCATTGGAGGGGCAAATTGAACCAATGCCCCACCAGTTCGCGGTATTGGAGCGTGTTATTTACGGCGGGCAGGGACGGCTTCTTTTGGCCGATGAAGTGGGTTTGGGAAAGACCATTGAAGCCGGATTGGTGATTCGTGAACTAAAATTGCGTGGGCTCATCCAGCGTATTTTAATTGTCACTCCCAAAGGACTCATGCAGCAATGGAAGAGTGAACTCTGGTTGCATTTTGACGAGGTCTTCCAGCTCATTACCGGGGAGGACATGAAACGGGTTGATGGCGTCCAACCCGAAAGGTTATGGCTCGACCACAATCAGGTCATTGTTTCTCACGATAGCATTAAGCCATTGGCCAAACGCGCGGGATGGGAAGCTCGGCAGATTGCGGAATATAACCGGAGACATTTTGATGCGATTACCCATGTGCCCTGGGATCTCATTATTGTTGATGAAGCGCATAGGCTTGGCGGAAGCACCGATTACGTGGCCCGCTTTCGTTTAGGGCAAGCGCTGGCTATGGCTTCACCCTATCTCCTGCTGCTTTCGGCGACGCCACACCAGGGAAAATCAGACCAATTTGTGCGCCTCTTGTCCTTACTTGATGCCGAACGCTTCATTGACGCGGATCACATGACGCCAGAAGATGTCAGGCCGTATGTGATTCGTACGGCCAAACGGCAGGCCTTGTCGTTGGATGGCACACCTCTTTTTAAGCCGCGGATCGTGGAATTAGTCTTGGTCGATTGGAGTGAGCCCCAGTATCAAGCGCAAAGAGCATTATATGAGGCCGTAACCGACTATGTCCGGCACCGTTATCAGAAGGCTTTGCGTGCTAAACAATTTTCCCAAGCCTTTCTCTTGATTCTCATGCAGCGGTTGGTGACCTCATCACCTGCGGCGATTTTACGCGCTATTGAAAGGCGACTTCAGGTCTTAGATGGGCAGGAAGAACAAGAGGATGAGCATTCTGTAATCAGTGAAGATGACGAGGAAAATAAGGAAATTATGGCGGGATCGGTGATTGGCGGAGAACGGCAACACCTATTAAGTCTTAAGGATTTAGCACTGGTTGCCTTAAATCATGCGGACGCCCGTTTAGACCGTTTATTGCGATTAATGGATGAACTGCGGCAAAAAGAAACAAGCGACATGAAATTCCTCATTTTTACGGAATTTCTTCCGACTCAAGCCATGTTGGCGAAAATGCTGAAAGAAGCGGGATACCGAGTCAGCATACTCAATGGTCAAATGAGCCTGGAGGAACGGCTTGCTGTGCAAGAAGAGTTCCGGGATGCCAGTCAAATTTTGATATCCACCGATGCAGGTGGAGAGGGATTGAATCTGCAGTTCGCTCATGTGGTCATTAACTACGATTTGCCCTGGAATCCCATGAAAATTGAACAGCGCATTGGGCGTGTCGATCGGATTGGGCAAACCCATGACGTTTGGGCCTTCAACTTTGTCTTGCAAGACACCGTGGAATCGAGAGTCCATCAAGTTTTATTAGAAAAACTGCAGAGGATACTAGAGGAAATGGGAATCGATAAGCTCGGGGATGTGTTAGATTCCTCCGGCACGGATATTAATTATCCGCATCTCTTTATGGAATCTTTAATGAATCCAGAGCGGACAGAGCAATACTTGAGGGAATTTGTGGAAAGCGTCGAGACTCAAGCCAAGAGCAGTCGACACCAAATTGATGCGATTAGTGCGTCGCCGCCTGATTTAAAGAAAGTGTCCCAGGCGTTACGGCATCCTTTTCCTGAATGGGTACAGTTGATGACCGAGCAATATGTGATGGCGCGAGGCGGTATGATTGAGCCACGCCTGTTTGGCATCGATATTCATTTTCCGGACGGTGAGGTCATATCCCAAGCTGTTTTTCGAAAACGGGACCGGGCGGTCCATGCCCATTACGTGGGTATTCATCATCCCCGTATCGCCCAGCTCATTGACCAGGTACCCTGGGTAACACCGGGTGAAATGGTTGTGACGCTTATCTCGCCCCAATTTCCACAAGGATTACAGGGCCTGTGGAGCCTATGGAAATTGACTCTCACGACTTCGGAGCAAAAACGGTCCCGTCTTATCCCTCTGTTTATTTCGCATGATGGCAAACGGTTTCGAACGACGGCACAAAAGATATGGGAACAACTATGCCAAATAGAATTTCAGGGACAGATTACGGCGCACCGGGTCCTAAGTGATGAGGAATTTCATAGGCTTCGACAAGCTGCCGAAGAAGAAGGTCGATCTTCTTATCAAGACCTCATCGCTTCTCACCAGATGTTTTTGCAGGGGGAAAGAGACAAAGCCATCAAAGCCTACCGCATCCGCGTGCAAATGGCCGAGCATGTTGGCTTACCGGAAGTGCGTGAGTTTCGCCTCAAGCGGTTGCGACAAGAACTGGACAAACGGCAAGCACAACTTGATCAGATGCAAAAAACCATTGCCCAGATCACCCCGTTGTTGATTGTGGAGGTCAAAAACCTATGA
- the pglZ gene encoding BREX-3 system phosphatase PglZ yields MTWRQRIVDFICESSKRVRVISDPHGLLLDEELLALLQQQEIVVLSYEDPLRFRLVYEEDFRMKWDQHQSTPILVVRTGYFDLHQLPYDVVSRANQLYLSMNQVFPNLDVAVLDALDSRAFDQILESPRYPQKSLTYEDSAVFVMRTLYRVDPDLVGSEEDLLTLIFRVHSTDLGLSPGLISWLSTLLNGYWHSEIPLSEVLLSREKWQQYLAQWSHQNDLLWLQGSYWIKRLGGDDHIGENEVIIGEETHHSIQEFLHREHLVGLDWIDKAYDMARIYLATYLGNDTYSPLTCEIERVFYEWVLHHYALMASLPHLPRPKMVHHIPQWISHEWRIRHDRWALVVLDGLSLPEWIYLRQFLSLKWDQCDQWAVMAWVPSITSVSRQAIFSGRIPRAFAGSIYTTQGEEKAWKTFWKEQGMDLYRVLYQNTVDTMTVKDFMQQIDSRDAIMVGCVANMVDDLAHHAQMGMRQILADLKQWMKDVGWLSQLIKALQERHYHIVITSDHGHTPVRGIGKPPTGSLSATKGERVQIFESETLRRSVNLDNQWGIDWPFAHTLPVGTYPLLARSHEAFNTEAQGVSHGSISWEELMVPVVVIW; encoded by the coding sequence ATGACGTGGCGCCAGCGCATTGTCGATTTCATTTGTGAATCGAGTAAGAGAGTGCGGGTTATCTCTGATCCCCATGGCTTATTATTAGATGAAGAGTTGCTGGCACTTTTGCAGCAGCAAGAGATCGTGGTCCTCAGTTACGAGGATCCCCTGCGTTTTCGTTTAGTTTACGAAGAGGACTTTCGCATGAAATGGGATCAACATCAGAGCACTCCTATCTTGGTGGTGAGAACGGGTTATTTTGATCTTCATCAACTGCCTTATGATGTTGTGAGCCGTGCAAACCAGCTCTATCTATCTATGAACCAGGTCTTTCCGAATTTGGATGTGGCCGTACTCGATGCTTTAGATTCCCGTGCCTTCGATCAGATTCTCGAATCACCCCGTTATCCCCAAAAGTCTCTGACCTATGAAGACAGTGCCGTCTTCGTTATGCGCACGTTATACCGGGTCGATCCCGACTTAGTGGGAAGTGAAGAAGATCTTCTGACGTTAATTTTCCGAGTCCATTCGACGGATTTAGGATTGTCACCCGGATTGATATCGTGGTTAAGTACTTTGTTGAACGGGTATTGGCATAGTGAAATCCCGTTATCTGAGGTGCTCCTGTCCCGAGAGAAATGGCAACAATATCTGGCCCAGTGGTCTCACCAGAATGACCTGTTATGGCTACAAGGGAGCTATTGGATCAAACGATTAGGGGGTGATGATCACATTGGGGAAAATGAAGTCATCATTGGAGAGGAAACCCATCATAGTATTCAAGAATTTTTGCACAGGGAGCATCTGGTCGGTCTTGATTGGATTGACAAAGCCTATGATATGGCTCGCATTTACCTCGCCACTTACTTAGGAAATGATACCTATTCCCCACTCACCTGTGAGATTGAGCGCGTATTTTATGAATGGGTTCTCCATCATTACGCCCTGATGGCGTCTTTACCGCATTTACCCCGGCCCAAAATGGTCCATCATATTCCCCAGTGGATAAGCCATGAGTGGCGTATTCGCCACGACCGGTGGGCGCTTGTGGTGCTTGATGGGCTGAGTTTGCCGGAATGGATTTATCTACGTCAGTTTCTTTCCCTGAAGTGGGACCAGTGCGATCAGTGGGCTGTGATGGCATGGGTACCGAGCATCACTAGTGTTTCTCGCCAAGCGATATTTTCGGGACGTATCCCCCGAGCTTTCGCCGGATCCATCTATACAACGCAAGGAGAAGAGAAGGCATGGAAGACATTTTGGAAGGAACAGGGCATGGATTTATACCGTGTTCTTTACCAGAATACGGTGGATACAATGACCGTAAAAGATTTCATGCAGCAAATAGACAGTCGGGATGCGATCATGGTAGGATGTGTCGCGAATATGGTCGATGATTTGGCACATCATGCCCAAATGGGCATGAGGCAAATTCTCGCCGATCTAAAACAATGGATGAAAGATGTGGGCTGGTTGTCTCAACTTATCAAGGCACTTCAAGAAAGACATTATCACATAGTCATCACTAGCGACCATGGCCATACACCAGTGCGGGGGATTGGCAAACCTCCTACCGGGTCATTAAGCGCCACCAAGGGGGAACGAGTTCAGATTTTTGAATCCGAAACCTTACGCCGCAGTGTCAATCTCGATAATCAGTGGGGTATAGACTGGCCCTTTGCCCATACTTTACCCGTCGGAACCTATCCCTTATTAGCCCGATCCCATGAAGCCTTCAATACTGAAGCTCAGGGCGTGAGTCATGGTAGTATTTCGTGGGAAGAACTCATGGTGCCGGTGGTGGTGATATGGTAA